A segment of the Aureliella helgolandensis genome:
ACGGCAACACGATTCAACGGCCCATTGTCGCGCATGTAGGCCACCAGGACTCCGTCATCGCGTCGCAGAACAGCAGGCTGGATATTCCCCAAGCCCACCAGAGGCCCACTGGCATACCAGGTCCGCCCACCATCGTCGCTGATGGCCATGATGGAAATCGAAAAAGTATCGGTATACAGCGGCAATAGAATGCGGCCGCTCGGTAGTACGGTGGGTTTACAACGCGGCTGCCAGCCGAGTCGTTGATAGAGTTTGTTGTGGATGCGTTCGCGTGCCTCCTCGATCTCCGCCAGCAGTCGCTCGCTGAGCACCGGCTTGAGCTTGACCGTCACATCAGCAAGCAATTTGAGGGTTGCGGGAGCCAAGTCATCGGGCTTGAGCAGGATCAGGCCTTGCTCCTCCCAGCTTGGCGTTCCATCCTCTTGGAAATTCCGCGACACGCGATAATTCGTCAGGCACGATTCCCACGAGTTGGCTAGGATCGTCGGCCAAAACAACCACAACTGTTCCCGATCATCGATCATCATGGCGGTATTGCAATCGGGAAAGCCGGGATAGTCTGCCATCAGGAAAGCGTCGGACCACTCACTCTCACCGGCGCGCAGTCGCGATCCGTAGACGGCCACATCATCGGCCGTTCGTTCGCCAGAGCCTCGATACCAAGAAACGATCAAATCTCCGGCCGCGGTTTCCACGATCCCCGGAGCGTGATTGTGGCGAGCATCGAGTGGAAAGATCAGTCCGGGGACGCTCCCCTGGCGTCTGATTGCCCGTACGGCTCCTCCGCTTCGCCCACCTGCTCCGGGTCCCTGAAGCGATCCGGGGCAAGGGTCTCGATGCGAATCGTCTCGTAGGCACTCGCCTTCCCCGCCTCATACAAACAGGCAACGTGACCATTGGCCAATACAGCTAGATCACTATACGCACTGTGCCCAGGATGCAGAACGACTGCGGTTGGCCAAGTCTGCCCATCATCGAAGCTCGCACGCACGGTCATGTTCTTACGAGACTCAGCACTGGCGGGATTGCTAAACAGAAGCACCCCAGGTTGGCCCTCACGGGGCCATTGCAGTCGCTGCACGGCTGCTTGGCAAATGGGTTCAATCAACGTTTCGTCAAATTTCTGGCTGTGCCATGTCGCACCTCCATCATCACTCAACGCGATTTGCCGTGCTTTGGCAGAACGGTCGTAATTGCGCATGTTGAGTAGTAGACGTCCCGCTTCCAGCTCGACCACTTCGCATTCATTCACTTCGTGCTGGACGGTGCGTCCACCTCGCTGCCAGCTCTGGCCATGATCGTCGGAGTAAATGACATGCGAATAACGATGCTTGGTGCCTGCCTCAATGTGGTCGCAGGGAATCACCAAACGCCCGGCATGCGGCCCACGCTCAATTTGAATACCGCTGCCTGGCCCCGTTGCATACCAAGTCCAGGTCGGCAGCTTGGTTGTCTCCGTAATTTCCTTTGGCTTCGCCCAGCTGAGTCCATCGTCGGCCGAATGCGTTACAAACACTCTACGGGTATCTTGACTCGTTCCATCGATGATCTGATTTTCATGGTCGGCGCCCAGGTTCCAGGTTAGCAGGAGCCAGATCACTCCCGTCTGCTGATCGACGACAACGCACGGGTTGCCACAGGTATTGTCGGCATCATCCCACAGCACTTGCTGAGCCTGCCAAGTCTGCCCATGATCGCTCGACCGCTTGAGAACGAGGTCGATATTGCCACTATCCCCCCGCCCTTGCCGACGCCCTTCACTGAACGCTAACACCGTGCCGCGTGTGGTGACGGCGACAGCGGGAATCCGGTAAGTATGGTAGCCACCTTCGCCAGCGACAAAAACGTCGGTTCCCCAAGCGAACGAAACCGCAGTAAAGTAAGCACATGCCAGCCAGGCTAGACGTGGAAAGATCATGAAACGAGACTCTAGGTGGGAGATGAAGAAAACCGGTGCGCAGTCGGCAATTGCGAGAAGAGCACCAGGATTGGGTAGGTAGGGCCAATCTAGCGGGTACCAGCCACAAGAGCAAGTTACAGCGGAAGGAGTGCAACATCAGGTGCGGAACGCAAGCAGTGCCTCACCAACTTCATGCAATTGGGCCACCTCAAACAATTGGGACTGTCGCTTCACAATTACGAATCGCCCCACGGAAGGTTCCCGCCATCCCCTGCCTATGGAACCCCCGAGGACGTGGGTGGTCGCTACAACCAAGCTTGGTTGTCGTGAAGCGGTCTAGCGATGATCCTGCCTTACATTGAGCAGGGTCCACTCTGCAACCAAATTGATTTTGGCTACCGCTGGGACAACGACAATGGCGGCACGGTGAACAATTCCGTGGTTGCTCGTGCCCGAATCTCGTCCTTCGCGTGTCCAAGTGATGCCGGCAGTGACGCCAACGACACCGCCAACATGTCTCCTATCTCCTACGGTTTTTCGGCTGGCCCTGGCTCCGACTGGTCGTTGGGGGGCAGCAAGGCAGGACTCGCTTCATTCGGTCAAGTTCCCAAGATTGGTGCGATCACCGATGGTACGAGCAACTCAATCGCAATGTCCGAATTGCGCATTGGACTGAACAAGGGAGAATGGCAGACCGGAGCGGGAACCACGCGTGATCCCAGCTATGGGGTGACAGGCATTCCTCGCGTTCAGTGGGCCAACAACACAGCCGGACGCAACTGGACCAGTACACCAGGTCACGTGGCGCAGCTTCGAACCGCCTACGACGGCTAATCACCTTCGAAGCATCCTTGCTCCCAGGGTGACGGCTGACTGAGCCGATACACCCCCCGAATTCCGGTTGGTACCTCGACAGGTGCGGCTCACGCCTCTTTACGCATTGGCCAATTGCAATTCGCGCCATTGATCGAGGTCGCTGACGGTATCGTCGTCCGTAGAGCGGTCCGAAAACATCCCTAGCAGATCACAAGCGGGGTCCGCCAAATCGGCAATCGATTCGATGATGTGATTCGGACGAAATGCGAATTGGTCCAAGTCTTGCCGTTGAGTACCGCCTGACAAAGCCAATACGGTGTGGTACCCCATTTGAACCCCACCGATAATATCGGTATCCATGGTATCACCGATAACGACCGTCTGAGATGCCACCAAATCCAACTGCTTGCGCGCCGCGCGCATCATCACAGGACTTGGCTTGCCGACACTCAAGGCCTTGCGTCCGGTAGCCGCTTCAAGGAACGACACGATGGCCCCACAGCCAGGGCGAATGCCGCTCGCCGTTGGGCAATTGGGATCGAGGTTGGTCGCGATCAATTTCGCCCCCCCTAGCACCAGACGCGTGGCTGTCTCCAGCGATTCGGCGGTCATCGTACGCCCTTCGCCGACCACCACGTAGTCAGGCTCGACATCCACGATGGAATAGCCGTTCTGATGCAAGGCTTGCAGCAAACCGCCTTCCCCCACCACGTAAGCCGTCCCTTTGGGTTTTTGCCGGGAAAGAAAGCGGGCCGTCGCCATCGCGCAAGTAAAGATATGCTGCTCCCCCACGTCGATACCCATTCGCATCAGCTTGGTCGCCACATCGCGTCGCGTCCGCTGGCTATTGTTGGTGAGGAATAAAAACGGATAGCCTGCCGCTCTCAGCCGCTCGATAAACTCGCCTGCACCAGCAATCAACTGATTGCCTTTGTAGATCACCCCATCCATGTCAATTAAGAAACCAAGCTTGTTCATCACACGCTCCGTATTGGTTAGAAGAATAAACCGTACCGTCGCTAGCCAAGCAACTGCCATTCCATCAATGCAAACACTCGCCAAATGTCGCCATTTCACACATTAACTTCAGAATTAATACAATACAGAGGATTTAAACGCCCTAGCGTCCAGCTACGGTGTCTACCAGTCCAGCTCCCCGAAGCTCCACCATTGAGGCAGCCTCCCTACTTCCAGGGACAGTTATCGCCTTTTCTGCTCCGGAAGAATGCATG
Coding sequences within it:
- a CDS encoding sialidase family protein, with amino-acid sequence METAAGDLIVSWYRGSGERTADDVAVYGSRLRAGESEWSDAFLMADYPGFPDCNTAMMIDDREQLWLFWPTILANSWESCLTNYRVSRNFQEDGTPSWEEQGLILLKPDDLAPATLKLLADVTVKLKPVLSERLLAEIEEARERIHNKLYQRLGWQPRCKPTVLPSGRILLPLYTDTFSISIMAISDDGGRTWYASGPLVGLGNIQPAVLRRDDGVLVAYMRDNGPLNRVAVCESQDEGLTWGPVVASDLLNPGSGLDGVRLRNGHWLLVYNDQLNGRNRLAVSEDEGGSWSATRYLENHESGSYHYPAVIQGQDGRVHVVYSYFVEGGKSMKHVAFSESWIHQTGK
- a CDS encoding sialidase family protein; its protein translation is MIFPRLAWLACAYFTAVSFAWGTDVFVAGEGGYHTYRIPAVAVTTRGTVLAFSEGRRQGRGDSGNIDLVLKRSSDHGQTWQAQQVLWDDADNTCGNPCVVVDQQTGVIWLLLTWNLGADHENQIIDGTSQDTRRVFVTHSADDGLSWAKPKEITETTKLPTWTWYATGPGSGIQIERGPHAGRLVIPCDHIEAGTKHRYSHVIYSDDHGQSWQRGGRTVQHEVNECEVVELEAGRLLLNMRNYDRSAKARQIALSDDGGATWHSQKFDETLIEPICQAAVQRLQWPREGQPGVLLFSNPASAESRKNMTVRASFDDGQTWPTAVVLHPGHSAYSDLAVLANGHVACLYEAGKASAYETIRIETLAPDRFRDPEQVGEAEEPYGQSDARGASPD
- a CDS encoding HAD-IIA family hydrolase — translated: MNKLGFLIDMDGVIYKGNQLIAGAGEFIERLRAAGYPFLFLTNNSQRTRRDVATKLMRMGIDVGEQHIFTCAMATARFLSRQKPKGTAYVVGEGGLLQALHQNGYSIVDVEPDYVVVGEGRTMTAESLETATRLVLGGAKLIATNLDPNCPTASGIRPGCGAIVSFLEAATGRKALSVGKPSPVMMRAARKQLDLVASQTVVIGDTMDTDIIGGVQMGYHTVLALSGGTQRQDLDQFAFRPNHIIESIADLADPACDLLGMFSDRSTDDDTVSDLDQWRELQLANA